From Nitratidesulfovibrio vulgaris str. Hildenborough, a single genomic window includes:
- a CDS encoding efflux RND transporter periplasmic adaptor subunit has product MKKRLFVLLVLLGVASAAGWYVTRHAPGDGPEVLHGNIDHRQVDLAFKDAERVSTVQVDEGDAVAAGDVVATLETERLDLEIARSRATVRAQEAVLARLEAGSRPQEIRRAEADVAAAAADAVNARAVHARMAALLAVGGVAPQDEENARAARDVAEGRAAQARAQLALVREGPRSEDIDEARAALAARRQELAVLERRRVESVLVAPTAGVVRKRLLEPGDMAAPSRPVCTIDLTGVKWVRVFVPESMLATMVPGRAAEVSVDGAPGKVFAGRVAHVAASAEFTPRNVETPELRTSLVYEVRVLVDDPGGLLRLGMPATVRLVSLAPSAASSGGDVNASDSGPLASNRSRAMPHRGDAGQSAAAASGAAHGGGHDS; this is encoded by the coding sequence ATGAAGAAACGCCTTTTCGTTCTCCTTGTTCTTTTGGGTGTGGCGAGCGCTGCGGGGTGGTACGTGACCCGGCATGCGCCCGGAGATGGCCCGGAAGTGCTGCATGGGAACATCGACCATCGGCAGGTGGACCTCGCCTTCAAGGATGCAGAACGTGTGTCCACGGTGCAAGTGGACGAGGGTGACGCCGTTGCCGCCGGGGATGTGGTCGCCACGCTGGAAACGGAGCGCCTCGACCTTGAGATTGCCCGTTCCCGTGCCACGGTGCGGGCACAAGAGGCCGTCCTCGCCCGTCTTGAAGCCGGGTCCCGCCCGCAGGAGATTCGCCGTGCGGAGGCCGACGTGGCGGCGGCGGCAGCCGATGCGGTCAATGCCCGTGCCGTTCATGCGCGCATGGCCGCGTTGCTCGCCGTCGGGGGGGTGGCCCCGCAGGATGAGGAGAACGCCCGTGCCGCGCGTGATGTGGCCGAGGGCCGCGCCGCGCAGGCCAGGGCCCAACTCGCGCTGGTGCGCGAGGGGCCGCGTTCCGAAGACATCGATGAGGCGCGGGCCGCACTGGCGGCGCGCCGTCAGGAACTGGCGGTGCTCGAGCGGCGGCGTGTGGAGAGCGTGCTCGTCGCCCCCACGGCGGGTGTGGTGCGCAAGCGCCTTCTCGAACCGGGCGATATGGCTGCCCCGTCGCGCCCGGTGTGCACCATCGACCTCACCGGGGTGAAGTGGGTGCGGGTCTTCGTGCCGGAGTCCATGCTTGCGACCATGGTCCCGGGGCGCGCGGCGGAGGTGTCCGTCGACGGCGCACCGGGCAAGGTCTTCGCGGGCAGGGTGGCCCATGTGGCCGCGTCTGCCGAATTCACGCCCCGCAATGTGGAGACGCCTGAACTGCGCACATCGCTGGTGTACGAGGTGCGGGTGCTCGTGGATGACCCGGGAGGGCTGCTGCGACTCGGCATGCCCGCCACGGTACGGCTGGTGTCCCTCGCTCCTTCTGCAGCCTCTTCGGGTGGAGACGTGAACGCCTCCGACAGCGGGCCACTTGCGAGCAACAGGTCACGTGCGATGCCGCACAGGGGGGACGCTGGCCAGAGCGCTGCTGCGGCGAGCGGTGCGGCGCATGGCGGGGGGCACGATTCGTGA
- a CDS encoding AI-2E family transporter gives MSTRWLLLAAFAAGAALFSSFLKALFFAACLACAFRPLSRRLEAWRGPLVAAGLTTALAGMCLVIPVAVVGSLAAPQAVQGLAVLDGLRESNWFTSPEAQQLVDDIDARLRDLPGLEGGLRGLARNAAGILGTAARTALAGGVGLAGGALNAVLQGFIVLMLIFVFTAYARHIQRFALALLPMPRAMLDRCVTAFRGAVVGVLAGVVLVAAIQGVLCGIGFAVAGVPQAAFWGFIAAMVAPIPVVGTMAVWIPACAWLWFAGKTTAAIGLVLWSAIIVSGSDNILRPIFLKTGIEAPIALIFLAIICGLAAFGPMGLLLGPVLLALGLQLAREGLPGAPGVSGVSGAVEPRE, from the coding sequence ATGTCCACACGCTGGCTTCTGCTGGCCGCCTTCGCCGCCGGTGCGGCCCTGTTCTCGTCGTTTCTCAAGGCGCTGTTCTTTGCCGCCTGCCTTGCCTGTGCCTTCCGCCCCTTGAGCAGACGTCTGGAAGCGTGGCGCGGCCCGCTGGTGGCCGCCGGTCTCACCACGGCGCTGGCAGGCATGTGCCTCGTCATCCCGGTGGCGGTGGTGGGCAGCCTCGCCGCACCGCAGGCGGTGCAGGGCCTTGCCGTACTCGACGGTCTGCGCGAATCGAACTGGTTCACCAGCCCTGAGGCCCAACAACTTGTGGATGACATCGACGCACGGCTACGCGACCTGCCGGGGCTGGAGGGGGGTCTGCGCGGGCTTGCACGCAATGCGGCGGGCATCCTCGGCACCGCGGCGCGGACGGCGCTGGCGGGAGGGGTGGGCCTTGCGGGCGGTGCGCTCAACGCCGTGCTTCAGGGCTTCATCGTGCTGATGCTCATCTTCGTGTTCACCGCCTACGCCCGGCACATCCAGCGCTTCGCGCTGGCGTTGCTGCCCATGCCCCGCGCGATGCTCGACCGTTGCGTCACGGCCTTCAGGGGGGCTGTGGTGGGTGTGCTGGCGGGCGTGGTCCTTGTGGCCGCCATACAGGGCGTGCTGTGCGGCATCGGCTTCGCCGTGGCGGGCGTACCGCAAGCGGCATTCTGGGGATTCATCGCCGCGATGGTGGCGCCCATCCCCGTGGTGGGCACCATGGCGGTGTGGATTCCCGCCTGTGCGTGGCTGTGGTTCGCAGGCAAGACCACGGCGGCCATCGGTCTCGTGCTGTGGAGTGCCATCATCGTCTCGGGGTCGGACAACATCCTGCGGCCCATCTTCCTGAAGACAGGCATCGAAGCCCCCATCGCACTGATATTCCTTGCCATCATCTGCGGTCTTGCAGCCTTCGGCCCCATGGGGCTCCTGCTTGGGCCCGTGCTGCTTGCCCTCGGGCTGCAACTCGCACGCGAAGGACTGCCCGGCGCACCCGGCGTATCAGGCGTTTCTGGCGCGGTCGAACCACGAGAGTAG
- a CDS encoding ABC transporter permease — protein sequence METLVRIMALIRKEFLALFKDRRSRVVVIIPPLIQTIVFGYAATFDVERVPCAVMDEDRSGASRELLARLEGSRAFRVALVATDARMMADAVDRGEVVMALRIPQGFERAVHSGAVTVQAVVDGRNSNTGTLAVNYLQTVVAGYNETVLHRISGAGPPANLVMRAWYNPNLLSRWFFVPGILAMVTLVVTLLVTALSVAREREQGTFDQLLVAPYRPAEVLVGKAVPGMVIGLVEVTGILCLAVYWFDVPMRGSLLTLYAGLGLFLFSVVGVGLMVSSLAATMQQGLLGTFLFTMPAVILSGFATPVANMADGVRQMTVVNPLRYILVIIRSVFLEGADAAVLARELWPLAAIGLFCMTVATWLFRRRVY from the coding sequence ATGGAGACGCTCGTCCGCATCATGGCGCTCATCCGCAAGGAGTTCCTCGCCCTGTTCAAGGACAGGCGCAGTCGCGTGGTGGTGATCATCCCTCCGCTCATCCAGACCATCGTGTTCGGGTACGCGGCCACCTTCGATGTGGAGAGGGTGCCCTGCGCCGTCATGGACGAGGACAGGAGTGGTGCGTCGCGCGAACTTCTGGCGCGGCTTGAGGGTTCACGCGCCTTCCGCGTGGCCCTCGTCGCCACGGACGCCCGCATGATGGCGGATGCCGTGGACAGGGGGGAGGTGGTCATGGCCCTGCGCATCCCGCAGGGGTTCGAGCGCGCCGTGCACTCCGGCGCGGTGACCGTGCAGGCGGTGGTGGACGGGCGCAACTCCAACACGGGCACGCTGGCGGTCAACTACCTCCAGACCGTGGTGGCGGGATACAACGAGACGGTGCTGCACCGCATCTCCGGGGCAGGGCCTCCGGCGAATCTGGTGATGCGGGCGTGGTACAACCCCAACCTGCTCAGCCGCTGGTTCTTCGTACCGGGCATCCTCGCCATGGTCACGCTGGTGGTCACGCTGCTGGTGACGGCGCTGTCGGTGGCGCGGGAACGTGAACAGGGCACCTTCGACCAGTTGCTGGTGGCCCCGTACCGCCCTGCGGAGGTGCTGGTCGGCAAGGCGGTGCCCGGCATGGTCATCGGCCTCGTGGAGGTGACGGGCATCCTGTGCCTTGCGGTCTACTGGTTCGACGTGCCCATGCGGGGCAGCCTTCTCACGCTGTATGCGGGGCTGGGGCTCTTTCTCTTCTCGGTCGTGGGCGTGGGGCTCATGGTCTCGTCGCTGGCGGCGACCATGCAGCAGGGGTTGCTGGGAACCTTCCTGTTCACCATGCCCGCCGTCATCCTCTCCGGCTTCGCCACGCCCGTTGCCAACATGGCGGACGGGGTGCGGCAGATGACGGTGGTGAACCCCTTGCGCTACATCCTCGTCATCATCCGTTCGGTGTTCCTCGAAGGGGCCGACGCGGCGGTGCTGGCCCGTGAACTATGGCCGCTTGCCGCCATCGGCCTTTTCTGCATGACCGTGGCGACATGGCTGTTCAGGCGCAGGGTCTACTAG
- a CDS encoding ATP-binding cassette domain-containing protein, whose amino-acid sequence MTRRQGHGKAHEVPRAVCTVQGEGAALLCRGLVRGFGSGKARVRALDGVTVSLARGTVTGLVGPDGAGKTTLLRIAAGLLVPDEGEMTVLGHDAVRDPLAIQSRIGYMPQRFGLYEDLTVAENLTLYADLQGVTYEARKRRWPHLMRLTGLAPFMDRLAGRLSGGMKQKLGLACTLVKSPDMLLLDEPTVGVDPLSRRELWNIVHGLVREDGITVLVSTAYLDEAEMCDRVLVLAGGRVLGDAQPADYLKGLAGCAFAVAPDGRPPREVQHGLYGVPGVLDATVRDGRVHLLCATPRTVESLPGDGPFMPRPLRFEDGFMALFRRRRADGETPSAPDAAGEGQNLTHVAPAEADVSGALGASGASGGVAGRVGRAGPDMLEGRDDLRTVTPPPVGDGDGASSSASRPVVLASSGNDTVTGHSSEGAHPHAVPGPALVEVRGLERRFGAFRAVHDVSFDVRQGEVFGLLGPNGAGKSTTFRMLCGLLPPTAGTLRVGGVDLRTAAAEARRQVGYVAQRFSQYGGLSVRENLDFYAGAYGLRGARRNERILWALEEMGLAPWRDTAAGTLPLGHRQRLALACALLHEPRILFLDEVTSGVDPLARRAFWRRITGLARDGVTIIVTTHFLEEAEYCDRLAVLAGGELLALGTPDDVRALGGGTSIEEAFITLVERRRASPQGGAPAGESTSGDAAVVPDSLGLEGPQGETTGLSSSPGTSPETSPARLSPPSHDDAPSFTVCPASSRPGPSHPGPSVDGAVCPAMEGAGGAERAERAATRAKDDVSPLQAYLMRMRGLLVKEALQIVRDPSSIAIALVMPVVLLLLFGYGVSLDARNIPVAVVLDERSDEAESLAARFLSGTTFKGAVYRDAAAALEDFRQRRVEAMVRVPEGFARGLQAGGTPVVQLVVNGVDANRARLVMGYVNGAWQGWLASRATGRPGYPSMVTMQDDGTPLRGGPPVNVSARVWFNPEAESRNYLVPGLVVLVMTLIGTLLTALVMAREWERGTMEALLVTPVRIGELLVGKLLPYFVLGMAGMGLCTSLALWLFDVPLRGSALVLLGMASLFLLAALGMGLLISVLARNQFVAGQAAILVAFLPAFFLSGFIFDLAAAPAPIRAVSHLIAARYFASSLKTIFLAGDVTAVLLPDALALAILATVLLGLARRRMHKRLE is encoded by the coding sequence GTGACCCGTCGTCAGGGCCACGGCAAGGCACATGAAGTCCCTCGCGCGGTGTGCACGGTGCAAGGCGAAGGGGCTGCGCTCCTGTGCCGGGGGCTGGTTCGGGGCTTCGGTTCCGGCAAGGCGCGTGTCCGTGCCCTTGATGGTGTCACCGTATCACTCGCGAGAGGCACGGTGACAGGCCTCGTGGGGCCGGATGGCGCTGGCAAGACCACGCTCTTGCGCATCGCCGCCGGGTTGCTGGTCCCTGACGAGGGCGAGATGACCGTGCTCGGTCATGATGCTGTGCGTGACCCGCTCGCCATCCAGTCGCGCATCGGCTACATGCCGCAGCGTTTCGGCCTGTACGAAGACCTCACCGTGGCCGAGAATCTCACCCTCTACGCCGACCTGCAAGGCGTGACGTACGAAGCGCGTAAGCGTCGCTGGCCGCATCTCATGCGCCTGACGGGGCTGGCCCCCTTCATGGACAGGCTGGCTGGCAGGCTTTCGGGCGGTATGAAGCAGAAGCTGGGCCTCGCCTGCACGCTGGTGAAGTCGCCCGACATGCTGCTTCTCGATGAACCCACCGTAGGGGTCGACCCCCTGTCGCGCCGTGAGTTGTGGAACATCGTCCATGGTCTCGTCCGGGAGGACGGCATCACGGTACTCGTCAGCACTGCCTATCTCGACGAGGCGGAGATGTGCGACCGGGTGCTGGTGCTGGCCGGGGGAAGGGTGTTGGGTGACGCCCAGCCCGCAGACTACCTCAAGGGTCTTGCGGGATGCGCCTTTGCCGTCGCACCAGACGGGAGGCCCCCCCGCGAGGTGCAGCACGGACTGTACGGTGTGCCGGGCGTGCTGGATGCGACGGTGCGGGACGGCCGCGTGCACCTGCTGTGCGCGACGCCCCGGACTGTGGAGAGTCTACCGGGTGACGGCCCGTTCATGCCCCGTCCGTTACGTTTCGAGGACGGTTTCATGGCCCTCTTCCGACGCCGCAGGGCCGACGGCGAGACGCCATCTGCTCCCGACGCCGCAGGGGAGGGGCAGAACCTCACCCATGTCGCACCCGCCGAGGCCGACGTCTCTGGTGCTCTTGGTGCGTCAGGCGCGTCGGGTGGGGTGGCAGGGCGAGTCGGAAGGGCAGGGCCGGACATGTTGGAGGGGCGGGATGACCTTCGTACGGTCACACCTCCACCCGTCGGAGACGGAGATGGGGCCTCGTCGTCGGCATCGCGCCCTGTGGTGCTGGCATCCTCTGGGAATGACACGGTGACGGGGCACTCCAGTGAAGGGGCGCACCCGCATGCCGTGCCGGGACCTGCCCTTGTGGAGGTGCGCGGTCTCGAACGGCGTTTCGGGGCGTTCCGTGCCGTGCATGACGTCTCGTTCGATGTGCGGCAGGGTGAGGTGTTCGGCCTGCTGGGGCCCAACGGCGCGGGCAAGAGCACCACCTTCAGGATGTTGTGCGGCCTGTTGCCGCCCACGGCGGGAACGCTGCGTGTGGGCGGGGTCGACCTGCGTACGGCGGCGGCCGAGGCACGCAGGCAGGTGGGGTATGTGGCGCAGCGGTTCTCGCAATATGGCGGGCTTTCGGTGCGCGAGAACCTCGACTTCTACGCCGGGGCCTACGGGCTGCGGGGGGCGCGTCGCAACGAGCGCATCCTCTGGGCGCTGGAGGAGATGGGGCTGGCCCCGTGGCGGGATACCGCAGCGGGGACGCTGCCGCTTGGGCACAGGCAACGCCTTGCGCTGGCGTGTGCGCTGCTGCACGAACCGCGCATCCTTTTTCTGGACGAGGTGACCTCGGGCGTGGACCCTCTGGCGCGCCGCGCTTTCTGGCGTCGTATCACGGGGCTTGCGCGGGACGGGGTCACCATCATCGTCACGACACATTTTCTGGAAGAGGCGGAGTACTGCGACAGGCTGGCAGTGCTGGCAGGGGGTGAACTGCTGGCGCTGGGGACACCCGACGACGTACGCGCGCTTGGCGGCGGAACGTCCATCGAGGAGGCGTTCATCACGCTGGTGGAACGCCGTCGTGCGTCGCCGCAGGGTGGGGCGCCAGCCGGGGAATCCACCTCGGGGGACGCCGCTGTTGTTCCGGACTCTCTTGGTCTTGAGGGGCCGCAAGGGGAGACGACGGGCCTGTCGTCCTCTCCGGGGACGTCTCCGGAGACGTCCCCGGCACGGTTGTCACCACCTTCGCACGATGACGCGCCGTCTTTCACGGTATGTCCGGCATCGTCGCGTCCGGGACCGTCGCATCCGGGACCGTCCGTTGACGGCGCGGTGTGTCCTGCCATGGAAGGGGCGGGAGGGGCTGAACGGGCTGAGCGGGCCGCGACACGTGCGAAGGACGATGTCTCGCCGTTGCAGGCCTATCTGATGCGGATGCGCGGGCTGCTGGTGAAGGAGGCGTTGCAGATTGTGCGCGACCCCAGCAGCATAGCCATCGCCCTCGTCATGCCCGTGGTGCTGCTTCTGCTCTTCGGCTACGGCGTAAGCCTCGACGCGCGCAACATCCCCGTGGCGGTGGTGCTGGACGAGCGCAGCGACGAGGCCGAGTCGCTGGCTGCGCGCTTCCTTTCGGGAACCACCTTCAAGGGGGCGGTGTACCGGGATGCGGCGGCGGCCCTCGAGGATTTCCGTCAGCGACGAGTGGAGGCCATGGTGCGTGTCCCCGAAGGGTTCGCCCGCGGTCTGCAAGCGGGAGGCACCCCGGTGGTGCAGCTGGTGGTCAACGGTGTGGACGCCAACAGGGCGCGCCTCGTGATGGGCTACGTGAACGGGGCATGGCAGGGGTGGCTTGCCTCGCGGGCGACGGGCAGGCCCGGCTACCCGTCGATGGTCACGATGCAGGATGACGGCACCCCGCTGCGGGGAGGGCCGCCCGTGAACGTCAGTGCGCGCGTGTGGTTCAACCCCGAGGCTGAAAGCCGCAACTACCTCGTGCCGGGGCTGGTGGTGCTGGTGATGACGCTCATCGGGACACTGCTCACGGCACTGGTCATGGCCCGCGAGTGGGAACGGGGGACGATGGAGGCGCTGCTGGTGACCCCGGTGCGCATCGGCGAGTTGCTGGTGGGCAAGCTGCTGCCCTACTTCGTACTCGGCATGGCGGGTATGGGGCTGTGCACCTCGTTGGCATTGTGGCTGTTCGACGTGCCATTGAGGGGCTCGGCACTCGTGCTGCTTGGCATGGCCTCGCTCTTTCTTCTGGCGGCACTGGGGATGGGGCTGCTCATCTCCGTGCTGGCGCGGAACCAGTTCGTCGCCGGACAGGCTGCCATCCTTGTGGCGTTCCTCCCGGCCTTCTTCCTGTCGGGTTTCATCTTCGACCTCGCAGCGGCCCCCGCGCCCATCCGTGCCGTGTCGCACCTCATCGCAGCGCGGTATTTCGCCTCGTCACTCAAGACCATCTTCCTCGCGGGCGACGTCACGGCGGTGCTGCTGCCCGACGCATTGGCGCTTGCCATCCTCGCCACCGTGCTGCTGGGCCTTGCGCGGCGGCGCATGCACAAAAGGCTGGAGTAG